Proteins found in one Quercus robur chromosome 2, dhQueRobu3.1, whole genome shotgun sequence genomic segment:
- the LOC126715345 gene encoding uncharacterized protein LOC126715345 isoform X3, which translates to MTILFHILNCPPVLLGRVSMNKTPYRRRSNLSVAVQISSVSIQTDDSENSIESKKILGSGMALKRSQTPNSLLRQPNTIGVIGGVSVYSTLIFLEKLVRWSSKDGQECVPFVVCSDPALSKELPVLSSFHSFNDRNAQTQFNHGHIVGDLQQKRLFLEQSGACCIVMPCHLSHVWHSEVSKGCSLPFLHVGDCVAMELSKADLRPLEAGSNVRIGVLATGATLKAGVYQEKLQSQGFEVVLPDQATMHHIILPAIEAFYRRDITGARNLLRIAVQVLLVRAVNTVILASDEMQGLLPHDDPLLKKCIDPMDALARSTIRWATSTEKAVKDGSSLMVTPSSIPSSAIRGPDADLSSDEGFKEVLEDSNDEPTMKKRISDSDKEDSDEHETKALDIPEEPKTAADITMPTAPIPSTPTTPISATLAALTSTGPGPILTGVAAPSQFEVDNNSTTVPDPASEAAAFFTRFDQPEVNDLDPADFWGARSSYVDFHGFRVPEECAPHLEGIYRSRGDFMRGFLFGRSAREHFLKLLGSVMNDIEHNSIDTISAEKILQWRAAVQELIRVGFAVEFMLDHLREIARAFFMKKVQPTVDAIDTRIEALKKEVTDLEGRRERLLSGVVGPNRFGDQTLISGLL; encoded by the exons ATGACAATCTTGTTCCACATATTGAATTGCCCACCAGTTCTTCTAGGTAGAGTAAGTATGAATAAAACCCCGTACAGAAGAAGATCAAATTTATCTGTAGCTGTACAAATATCTTCAGTCTCCATACAAACTGATGATAGTGAAAATTCAATTGAATCCAAGAAAATTTTGGGGTCAGGTATGGCTCTAAAAAGAAGTCAGACCCCAAATTCCCTGCTCAGACAACCAAATACAATTGGTGTCATTGGAGGGGTATCTGTTTATTCTACTCTAATTTTCTTGGAAAAGCTTGTCCGGTGGAGCTCTAAAGATGGACAAGAATGTGTACCTTTTGTTGTCTGCAGTGACCCAGCATTAAGTAAGGAGCTTCCTGTTCTTAGCTCATTTCATTCATTCAATGATAGAAATGCTCAAACCCAATTCAATCATGGCCATATAGTTGGGGATCTGCAGCAAAAAAGGTTGTTTCTTGAGCAATCTGGAGCTTGTTGCATAGTCATGCCATGCCATCTATCACATGTGTGGCACAGTGAGGTTTCTAAGGGATGTTCACTACCCTTCCTTCACGTAGGTGACTGTGTTGCCATGGAGCTCAGCAAAGCAGATTTGAGGCCACTTGAAGCTGGAAGTAATGTGCGGATTGGGGTGCTTGCTACAGGTGCAACTTTAAAGGCTGGTGTTTATCAGGAAAAACTACAAAGTCAG GGCTTTGAGGTTGTGTTGCCAGACCAAGCAACCATGCATCACATTATACTTCCAGCAATTGAAGCATTTTACAGAAGGGACATTACAGGGGCTAGGAATCTTTTAAGAATTGCTGTCCAAGTTCTTTTGGTGAGAGCTGTGAACACTGTAATCCTTGCTTCTGATGAAATGCAGGGTCTTCTGCCTCATGATGATCCTCTTCTTAAGAAATGTATTGACCCCATGGATGCTTTGGCCAGGTCAACTATAAGATGGGCTACATCTACAGAAAAG GCAGTAAAGGATGGTTCTTCTCTGATGGTCACTCCTTCATCTATTCCTAGTTCTGCCATTCGTGGGCCCGATGCAGATTTGTCTTCTGATGAGGGATTTAAGGAGGTTCTTGAGGATTCTAATGATGAGCCTACCATGAAGAAGAGGATCTCAGATTCCGACAAGGAGGACAGTGATGAGCACGAGACCAAGGCTCTGG ATATTCCTGAGGAGCCTAAGACTGCAGCAGACATCACAATGCCTACAGCCCCCATTCCTAGCACACCTACAACTCCTATTTCTGCCACACTTGCAGCCCTCACTTCTACGGGTCCtg GTCCAATTCTTACTGGTGTAGCTGCACCCTCTCAGTTTGAGGTAGACAACAACTCTACTACAGTTCCTGATCCCGCGAGCGAGGCTGCAGCTTTCTTCACCCGCTTTGACCAGCCCGAGGTCAACGATCTTGATCCTGCGGACTTCTGGGGTGCTAGGTCTTCTTATGTTGATTTTCACGGCTTCAGGGTTCCTGAGGAATGCGCTCCCCATTTGGAGGGAATCTATAGGAGCCGTGGAGACTTCATGAGGGGGTTTCTTTTCGGCCGTTCTGCGAGAGAGCATTTCTTGAAGTTATTGGGGAGCGTGATGAATGATATCGAGCATAACTCCATCGATACCATTTCTGCCGAAAAGATCTTGCAGTGGAGAGCCGCAGTTCAGGAGTTGATTAGAGTGGGCTTTGCAGTGGAGTTCATGTTGGACCATTTGCGAGAGATTGCTCGAGCCTTCTTCATGAAGAAGGTTCAGCCTACTGTGGATGCTATAGACACACGCATTGAGGCTTTGAAGAAGGAGGTGACAGACTTGGAGGGACGTCGTGAGCGCCTACTTTCTGGTGTTGTTGGACCCAACCGCTTTGGAGATCAGACTCTTATTTCCGGACTTTTATGA
- the LOC126715345 gene encoding uncharacterized protein LOC126715345 isoform X2, producing the protein MTILFHILNCPPVLLGRVSMNKTPYRRRSNLSVAVQISSVSIQTDDSENSIESKKILGSGMALKRSQTPNSLLRQPNTIGVIGGVSVYSTLIFLEKLVRWSSKDGQECVPFVVCSDPALSKELPVLSSFHSFNDRNAQTQFNHGHIVGDLQQKRLFLEQSGACCIVMPCHLSHVWHSEVSKGCSLPFLHVGDCVAMELSKADLRPLEAGSNVRIGVLATGATLKAGVYQEKLQSQGFEVVLPDQATMHHIILPAIEAFYRRDITGARNLLRIAVQVLLVRAVNTVILASDEMQGLLPHDDPLLKKCIDPMDALARSTIRWATSTEKVDLEPISIYYPTIEEVSATIGTPMEGLFDGVDVVAKAMAFASAAAQGALAETPIPSTEPSPIEEAAQTERAVKDGSSLMVTPSSIPSSAIRGPDADLSSDEGFKEVLEDSNDEPTMKKRISDSDKEDSDEHETKALDIPEEPKTAADITMPTAPIPSTPTTPISATLAALTSTGPGPILTGVAAPSQFEVDNNSTTVPDPASEAAAFFTRFDQPEVNDLDPADFWGARSSYVDFHGFRVPEECAPHLEGIYRSRGDFMRGFLFGRSAREHFLKLLGSVMNDIEHNSIDTISAEKILQWRAAVQELIRVGFAVEFMLDHLREIARAFFMKKVQPTVDAIDTRIEALKKEVTDLEGRRERLLSGVVGPNRFGDQTLISGLL; encoded by the exons ATGACAATCTTGTTCCACATATTGAATTGCCCACCAGTTCTTCTAGGTAGAGTAAGTATGAATAAAACCCCGTACAGAAGAAGATCAAATTTATCTGTAGCTGTACAAATATCTTCAGTCTCCATACAAACTGATGATAGTGAAAATTCAATTGAATCCAAGAAAATTTTGGGGTCAGGTATGGCTCTAAAAAGAAGTCAGACCCCAAATTCCCTGCTCAGACAACCAAATACAATTGGTGTCATTGGAGGGGTATCTGTTTATTCTACTCTAATTTTCTTGGAAAAGCTTGTCCGGTGGAGCTCTAAAGATGGACAAGAATGTGTACCTTTTGTTGTCTGCAGTGACCCAGCATTAAGTAAGGAGCTTCCTGTTCTTAGCTCATTTCATTCATTCAATGATAGAAATGCTCAAACCCAATTCAATCATGGCCATATAGTTGGGGATCTGCAGCAAAAAAGGTTGTTTCTTGAGCAATCTGGAGCTTGTTGCATAGTCATGCCATGCCATCTATCACATGTGTGGCACAGTGAGGTTTCTAAGGGATGTTCACTACCCTTCCTTCACGTAGGTGACTGTGTTGCCATGGAGCTCAGCAAAGCAGATTTGAGGCCACTTGAAGCTGGAAGTAATGTGCGGATTGGGGTGCTTGCTACAGGTGCAACTTTAAAGGCTGGTGTTTATCAGGAAAAACTACAAAGTCAG GGCTTTGAGGTTGTGTTGCCAGACCAAGCAACCATGCATCACATTATACTTCCAGCAATTGAAGCATTTTACAGAAGGGACATTACAGGGGCTAGGAATCTTTTAAGAATTGCTGTCCAAGTTCTTTTGGTGAGAGCTGTGAACACTGTAATCCTTGCTTCTGATGAAATGCAGGGTCTTCTGCCTCATGATGATCCTCTTCTTAAGAAATGTATTGACCCCATGGATGCTTTGGCCAGGTCAACTATAAGATGGGCTACATCTACAGAAAAG GTTGACCTCGAGCCCATCTCCATTTATTACCCTACGATTGAGGAGGTCTCTGCTACTATAGGCACACCCATGGAGGGTTTATTTGATGGGGTTGATGTGGTGGCTAAAGCCATGGCTTTTGCTTCTGCTGCTGCACAGGGGGCTCTTGCCGAGACCCCCATCCCTTCCACCGAGCCTAGTCCTATAGAGGAGGCTGCCCAGACTGAGAGG GCAGTAAAGGATGGTTCTTCTCTGATGGTCACTCCTTCATCTATTCCTAGTTCTGCCATTCGTGGGCCCGATGCAGATTTGTCTTCTGATGAGGGATTTAAGGAGGTTCTTGAGGATTCTAATGATGAGCCTACCATGAAGAAGAGGATCTCAGATTCCGACAAGGAGGACAGTGATGAGCACGAGACCAAGGCTCTGG ATATTCCTGAGGAGCCTAAGACTGCAGCAGACATCACAATGCCTACAGCCCCCATTCCTAGCACACCTACAACTCCTATTTCTGCCACACTTGCAGCCCTCACTTCTACGGGTCCtg GTCCAATTCTTACTGGTGTAGCTGCACCCTCTCAGTTTGAGGTAGACAACAACTCTACTACAGTTCCTGATCCCGCGAGCGAGGCTGCAGCTTTCTTCACCCGCTTTGACCAGCCCGAGGTCAACGATCTTGATCCTGCGGACTTCTGGGGTGCTAGGTCTTCTTATGTTGATTTTCACGGCTTCAGGGTTCCTGAGGAATGCGCTCCCCATTTGGAGGGAATCTATAGGAGCCGTGGAGACTTCATGAGGGGGTTTCTTTTCGGCCGTTCTGCGAGAGAGCATTTCTTGAAGTTATTGGGGAGCGTGATGAATGATATCGAGCATAACTCCATCGATACCATTTCTGCCGAAAAGATCTTGCAGTGGAGAGCCGCAGTTCAGGAGTTGATTAGAGTGGGCTTTGCAGTGGAGTTCATGTTGGACCATTTGCGAGAGATTGCTCGAGCCTTCTTCATGAAGAAGGTTCAGCCTACTGTGGATGCTATAGACACACGCATTGAGGCTTTGAAGAAGGAGGTGACAGACTTGGAGGGACGTCGTGAGCGCCTACTTTCTGGTGTTGTTGGACCCAACCGCTTTGGAGATCAGACTCTTATTTCCGGACTTTTATGA
- the LOC126715345 gene encoding uncharacterized protein LOC126715345 isoform X1, which produces MTILFHILNCPPVLLGRVSMNKTPYRRRSNLSVAVQISSVSIQTDDSENSIESKKILGSGMALKRSQTPNSLLRQPNTIGVIGGVSVYSTLIFLEKLVRWSSKDGQECVPFVVCSDPALSKELPVLSSFHSFNDRNAQTQFNHGHIVGDLQQKRLFLEQSGACCIVMPCHLSHVWHSEVSKGCSLPFLHVGDCVAMELSKADLRPLEAGSNVRIGVLATGATLKAGVYQEKLQSQGFEVVLPDQATMHHIILPAIEAFYRRDITGARNLLRIAVQVLLVRAVNTVILASDEMQGLLPHDDPLLKKCIDPMDALARSTIRWATSTEKVDLEPISIYYPTIEEVSATIGTPMEGLFDGVDVVAKAMAFASAAAQGALAETPIPSTEPSPIEEAAQTERVSESASIPTETPIPQKGVTLATTFQTKSASPTTPFVISTSDPFAVLSQAVKDGSSLMVTPSSIPSSAIRGPDADLSSDEGFKEVLEDSNDEPTMKKRISDSDKEDSDEHETKALDIPEEPKTAADITMPTAPIPSTPTTPISATLAALTSTGPGPILTGVAAPSQFEVDNNSTTVPDPASEAAAFFTRFDQPEVNDLDPADFWGARSSYVDFHGFRVPEECAPHLEGIYRSRGDFMRGFLFGRSAREHFLKLLGSVMNDIEHNSIDTISAEKILQWRAAVQELIRVGFAVEFMLDHLREIARAFFMKKVQPTVDAIDTRIEALKKEVTDLEGRRERLLSGVVGPNRFGDQTLISGLL; this is translated from the exons ATGACAATCTTGTTCCACATATTGAATTGCCCACCAGTTCTTCTAGGTAGAGTAAGTATGAATAAAACCCCGTACAGAAGAAGATCAAATTTATCTGTAGCTGTACAAATATCTTCAGTCTCCATACAAACTGATGATAGTGAAAATTCAATTGAATCCAAGAAAATTTTGGGGTCAGGTATGGCTCTAAAAAGAAGTCAGACCCCAAATTCCCTGCTCAGACAACCAAATACAATTGGTGTCATTGGAGGGGTATCTGTTTATTCTACTCTAATTTTCTTGGAAAAGCTTGTCCGGTGGAGCTCTAAAGATGGACAAGAATGTGTACCTTTTGTTGTCTGCAGTGACCCAGCATTAAGTAAGGAGCTTCCTGTTCTTAGCTCATTTCATTCATTCAATGATAGAAATGCTCAAACCCAATTCAATCATGGCCATATAGTTGGGGATCTGCAGCAAAAAAGGTTGTTTCTTGAGCAATCTGGAGCTTGTTGCATAGTCATGCCATGCCATCTATCACATGTGTGGCACAGTGAGGTTTCTAAGGGATGTTCACTACCCTTCCTTCACGTAGGTGACTGTGTTGCCATGGAGCTCAGCAAAGCAGATTTGAGGCCACTTGAAGCTGGAAGTAATGTGCGGATTGGGGTGCTTGCTACAGGTGCAACTTTAAAGGCTGGTGTTTATCAGGAAAAACTACAAAGTCAG GGCTTTGAGGTTGTGTTGCCAGACCAAGCAACCATGCATCACATTATACTTCCAGCAATTGAAGCATTTTACAGAAGGGACATTACAGGGGCTAGGAATCTTTTAAGAATTGCTGTCCAAGTTCTTTTGGTGAGAGCTGTGAACACTGTAATCCTTGCTTCTGATGAAATGCAGGGTCTTCTGCCTCATGATGATCCTCTTCTTAAGAAATGTATTGACCCCATGGATGCTTTGGCCAGGTCAACTATAAGATGGGCTACATCTACAGAAAAG GTTGACCTCGAGCCCATCTCCATTTATTACCCTACGATTGAGGAGGTCTCTGCTACTATAGGCACACCCATGGAGGGTTTATTTGATGGGGTTGATGTGGTGGCTAAAGCCATGGCTTTTGCTTCTGCTGCTGCACAGGGGGCTCTTGCCGAGACCCCCATCCCTTCCACCGAGCCTAGTCCTATAGAGGAGGCTGCCCAGACTGAGAGGGTTAGTGAGTCTGCTTCCATTCCTACCGAGACCCCTATTCCTCAGAAGGGAGTTACTCTTGCAACTACTTTTCAGACTAAGAGTGCTTCCCCTACTACGCCCTTTGTTATTTCGACCAGTGATCCTTTTGCGGTTTTATCTCAGGCAGTAAAGGATGGTTCTTCTCTGATGGTCACTCCTTCATCTATTCCTAGTTCTGCCATTCGTGGGCCCGATGCAGATTTGTCTTCTGATGAGGGATTTAAGGAGGTTCTTGAGGATTCTAATGATGAGCCTACCATGAAGAAGAGGATCTCAGATTCCGACAAGGAGGACAGTGATGAGCACGAGACCAAGGCTCTGG ATATTCCTGAGGAGCCTAAGACTGCAGCAGACATCACAATGCCTACAGCCCCCATTCCTAGCACACCTACAACTCCTATTTCTGCCACACTTGCAGCCCTCACTTCTACGGGTCCtg GTCCAATTCTTACTGGTGTAGCTGCACCCTCTCAGTTTGAGGTAGACAACAACTCTACTACAGTTCCTGATCCCGCGAGCGAGGCTGCAGCTTTCTTCACCCGCTTTGACCAGCCCGAGGTCAACGATCTTGATCCTGCGGACTTCTGGGGTGCTAGGTCTTCTTATGTTGATTTTCACGGCTTCAGGGTTCCTGAGGAATGCGCTCCCCATTTGGAGGGAATCTATAGGAGCCGTGGAGACTTCATGAGGGGGTTTCTTTTCGGCCGTTCTGCGAGAGAGCATTTCTTGAAGTTATTGGGGAGCGTGATGAATGATATCGAGCATAACTCCATCGATACCATTTCTGCCGAAAAGATCTTGCAGTGGAGAGCCGCAGTTCAGGAGTTGATTAGAGTGGGCTTTGCAGTGGAGTTCATGTTGGACCATTTGCGAGAGATTGCTCGAGCCTTCTTCATGAAGAAGGTTCAGCCTACTGTGGATGCTATAGACACACGCATTGAGGCTTTGAAGAAGGAGGTGACAGACTTGGAGGGACGTCGTGAGCGCCTACTTTCTGGTGTTGTTGGACCCAACCGCTTTGGAGATCAGACTCTTATTTCCGGACTTTTATGA